From Blastochloris viridis, one genomic window encodes:
- a CDS encoding EAL domain-containing protein produces the protein MLFAALCCAGLIAFGIEAGTDVILRERGAAQAALQAKDILVRAEARLHRSAAALADLVAGGVKTCRQGDIEAMRRAVYATTPLKEVALVDAQGAVLCSHHGFGSDHRGMTAEQAIAGTSLTMSMVRFGDGQEPALRLRVAVGQHYLTVLVPAEVFETDDVAAPAQGLGIRLMLAGVPTVLRPLGEPVDSDDVQVATGSGQFPVSVEIVRTIEGLRANAAGPILYSRAGGLFISTLIFALALSTTRRRQDPVDDLRAAIDAGEMVPYYQPVMDISSGRLIGCEVLVRWRRPDGEVVPPSSFIPLAETSGLIFELTNRLMRTARDEVAAVYATRPSLKLGFNAHADHFLNDRIVADVEQVFGGSPIRLSQIMLEVTERAPLADLNEARRTIAALQALGVKVAIDDVGTGHGGLNYLLKLGVDTIKIDKMFIDAIGTERYSNAIIETLVELSRTMKIDVIAEGVETFDQVEYLRSHGVHMAQGHVFAPALPGGAFLDLCEAMCRDAAVPVATHGHSREPMPRYISARNRQFS, from the coding sequence GTGCTCTTCGCAGCGCTGTGCTGCGCGGGCTTGATCGCCTTCGGCATCGAGGCCGGCACCGACGTCATCCTCAGGGAGCGCGGCGCCGCCCAGGCCGCCCTGCAGGCCAAGGATATCCTCGTTCGTGCCGAGGCACGGCTGCACCGCTCGGCCGCCGCGCTCGCCGATCTCGTCGCCGGTGGCGTGAAGACCTGCCGCCAGGGCGACATCGAGGCAATGCGGCGGGCAGTCTACGCCACCACGCCGCTCAAGGAAGTCGCGCTGGTCGACGCCCAGGGCGCCGTGCTGTGCTCCCACCACGGCTTCGGCTCCGACCACCGCGGCATGACCGCGGAGCAGGCCATCGCCGGCACCAGCCTCACCATGTCGATGGTGCGGTTCGGCGACGGCCAGGAGCCGGCGCTGCGGCTGCGCGTGGCGGTGGGGCAGCATTACCTCACGGTGCTGGTGCCGGCCGAGGTGTTCGAAACCGACGACGTCGCCGCCCCGGCCCAGGGGCTCGGTATCCGGCTGATGCTCGCCGGCGTGCCGACGGTGCTGCGCCCGCTGGGCGAGCCGGTCGACTCCGACGACGTGCAGGTCGCCACCGGTTCCGGCCAGTTTCCGGTCTCGGTTGAGATCGTCCGCACCATCGAGGGTCTGCGCGCCAACGCAGCGGGGCCGATCCTGTATTCGCGGGCGGGCGGCCTGTTCATCAGCACGCTGATCTTTGCGCTGGCGCTGTCGACGACGCGGCGGCGGCAGGACCCGGTGGATGATCTGCGTGCGGCGATCGATGCCGGGGAAATGGTTCCCTATTACCAGCCGGTGATGGACATCTCCTCCGGTCGCCTGATCGGCTGCGAGGTGCTGGTGCGCTGGCGCCGTCCCGATGGCGAGGTGGTGCCGCCGAGCAGCTTCATCCCGTTGGCGGAGACCTCGGGCCTGATCTTCGAGCTGACCAACCGCCTGATGCGGACGGCGCGGGATGAGGTGGCGGCGGTCTATGCCACCCGGCCCAGCTTGAAGCTCGGCTTCAACGCCCACGCCGACCACTTCCTGAACGACCGCATCGTCGCCGACGTCGAGCAGGTGTTCGGTGGCTCGCCGATCCGGCTGTCTCAGATCATGCTGGAAGTGACGGAGCGAGCGCCGCTCGCCGATCTCAACGAGGCGCGGCGCACCATCGCGGCGCTGCAGGCGCTCGGCGTCAAGGTGGCGATCGACGACGTCGGCACCGGCCATGGCGGCCTCAACTATCTGCTCAAGCTCGGCGTCGACACCATCAAGATCGACAAGATGTTCATCGATGCGATCGGCACCGAGCGCTATTCGAACGCCATCATCGAGACGCTGGTGGAACTCAGCCGGACCATGAAGATCGACGTCATCGCCGAGGGCGTCGAGACCTTCGACCAGGTCGAATATCTGCGGTCCCACGGCGTTCACATGGCCCAGGGTCACGTGTTCGCGCCGGCGCTGCCCGGCGGGGCCTTCCTGGACCTGTGCGAGGCGATGTGCCGCGATGCGGCCGTGCCGGTGGCGACGCACGGGCATAGCCGCGAGCCGATGCCCCGCTACATCTCCGCCCGCAATCGCCAGTTCAGCTGA
- a CDS encoding LrgB family protein encodes MITVVDLWIYLSGGPLLWLTATLVAYAIAERASHALGRHPLAHPVPLAIAMVSALLAATGTSFPTYFAGAQFVHFLLGPATVALAVPLFRQWPLVRRSILPMAVALLVGGVVAIVSAVGLALLLGLPEQIALALAPKSVTAAIAMGVADTIGADPALAAVLVITTGILGAIMAKPVLDLAGVRHRAARGFAIGLSAHGIGTARAFQDNEVAGTFAGIAMGLNGLITAMLVPLLVLLLR; translated from the coding sequence GTGATCACCGTCGTCGACCTGTGGATCTATCTCTCCGGCGGCCCACTGCTGTGGCTGACCGCGACGCTGGTGGCCTACGCCATCGCCGAGCGGGCCTCGCACGCGCTCGGCCGCCACCCCCTCGCCCACCCGGTGCCGCTGGCGATCGCGATGGTGTCGGCGCTGCTGGCGGCGACCGGAACCTCGTTCCCGACCTATTTCGCCGGGGCGCAGTTCGTCCACTTCCTGCTCGGCCCGGCCACGGTGGCGCTGGCGGTGCCACTGTTCCGGCAATGGCCGCTGGTGCGCCGCTCGATCCTGCCGATGGCGGTGGCGCTGCTGGTTGGCGGCGTGGTGGCGATCGTCTCGGCGGTGGGGCTGGCGCTGCTGCTCGGCCTGCCCGAGCAGATCGCGCTGGCGCTGGCGCCGAAATCGGTTACCGCCGCCATCGCCATGGGCGTCGCCGACACCATCGGCGCCGATCCGGCGCTGGCCGCGGTGCTGGTGATCACCACCGGTATTCTCGGCGCAATCATGGCCAAGCCGGTGCTCGACCTCGCCGGCGTCCGCCACCGCGCCGCGCGCGGCTTCGCCATCGGGCTATCCGCCCACGGCATCGGCACCGCGCGCGCGTTCCAGGACAACGAGGTGGCCGGCACCTTCGCCGGCATCGCCATGGGGCTCAACGGCCTCATCACCGCGATGCTGGTGCCGCTGCTGGTGCTGCTGCTGCGTTAG
- a CDS encoding CidA/LrgA family protein — MIEACALLLLCQLAGETAVRFVHAPVPGPVAGMALLLAILAVRGRVPDAVGDTADTILRNMSLMFVPAGVGIVQQYGLLADSGLKLAVVLVVSTVIAMVVTGRVFQALARRAEPGPPPAPGPEAAA; from the coding sequence ATGATCGAAGCCTGCGCCCTTCTGCTGCTCTGTCAACTCGCCGGCGAAACCGCGGTTCGCTTTGTCCACGCCCCAGTGCCCGGCCCGGTCGCCGGCATGGCGCTGCTGCTCGCCATTCTCGCCGTGCGCGGCCGCGTTCCCGACGCGGTCGGCGACACCGCCGACACCATCTTGCGCAACATGTCGCTGATGTTCGTGCCAGCCGGAGTCGGCATCGTCCAGCAATACGGTCTGCTCGCCGACAGCGGCCTCAAGCTCGCGGTGGTGCTGGTGGTCTCGACCGTCATCGCCATGGTCGTCACCGGCCGGGTGTTCCAGGCTTTGGCGCGCCGCGCCGAGCCGGGCCCCCCGCCGGCACCCGGCCCGGAGGCCGCGGCGTGA
- a CDS encoding ceramidase domain-containing protein, with protein MASGWSTPVDIYCERTTAALWAEPLNAATNAAFVVAAVAALALWRRSGRRGDWPALVLIAVTALVGVGSLLFHTVATRWAGLADVIPIMVFIVVYLVLALRRVLGLGLIATGAGLALFFAVSAAMPALVRLAPGPWASSQSYFPALIALVTVGAIGRAMPAAAGVRASADALLLAAGLFTVSLIARMADLPLCDALPSGTHFLWHLLNATVLYVLLRAAILHRAAA; from the coding sequence ATGGCGAGCGGATGGAGCACCCCGGTCGACATCTATTGCGAGCGCACCACCGCGGCGCTGTGGGCGGAGCCGCTGAATGCCGCGACCAACGCGGCGTTCGTGGTCGCTGCGGTTGCGGCCCTGGCGCTGTGGCGGCGCAGCGGCCGGCGCGGCGACTGGCCGGCGCTCGTGCTCATCGCCGTCACCGCGCTGGTCGGCGTCGGCTCGTTGCTGTTCCACACCGTGGCGACGCGGTGGGCCGGGCTGGCCGACGTCATTCCGATCATGGTGTTCATCGTCGTCTATCTGGTGCTGGCGCTGCGCCGCGTTCTCGGGCTCGGCCTCATCGCCACCGGGGCTGGGCTGGCGCTGTTTTTCGCGGTGTCGGCGGCGATGCCGGCGCTGGTGCGGCTGGCGCCGGGGCCGTGGGCGAGTTCGCAAAGCTATTTTCCGGCGCTGATCGCGCTGGTGACGGTGGGCGCGATTGGCCGGGCGATGCCGGCGGCGGCCGGCGTCCGCGCCAGCGCCGACGCGCTGCTGCTCGCCGCCGGCCTGTTCACGGTGTCGCTGATCGCCCGGATGGCCGATCTGCCGCTGTGCGACGCACTGCCGTCCGGCACGCATTTCCTGTGGCACCTGCTCAACGCCACCGTGCTCTACGTGCTGCTGCGCGCCGCCATCCTGCATCGGGCGGCGGCGTGA
- a CDS encoding DUF6665 family protein, with protein MTLKPPTFVSELRSRTRTGVGLDYEIAQEKAASLGRIGRRLEHAIAALKTFDAAPRGAGAATREPLVADAAEALWMLAVQRESSGCCDLASILRDYGVPPEVAARMGPACH; from the coding sequence ATGACGCTGAAGCCGCCCACCTTCGTATCCGAGTTGCGCAGCCGCACCCGCACCGGGGTCGGCCTCGATTACGAGATCGCGCAGGAAAAAGCTGCCTCGCTCGGCCGCATCGGCCGCCGGCTGGAGCACGCCATCGCCGCGCTCAAGACGTTCGACGCCGCGCCTCGCGGCGCCGGCGCCGCCACGCGCGAGCCGCTGGTGGCAGACGCCGCCGAGGCGCTGTGGATGCTGGCGGTGCAGCGCGAGTCGAGCGGCTGCTGCGACCTCGCCTCCATCCTGCGCGACTACGGCGTGCCGCCCGAGGTCGCCGCCCGCATGGGCCCGGCCTGCCACTGA
- a CDS encoding polysaccharide deacetylase family protein, with protein MVHGPNAPALMSKPAAANPVTGLSPVSQAPIDRAPIDQAPVSQAPAALAPVAPARAIQEVTPVLISPDLTRPATSAAAPIASAPPVASAAPVPVAAPADCPGNPNAIGLARTVEIDTTGGPGFGFEHFKAYDFLKPGEVVLTFDDGPWPRNTPAVLEALAHHCTKATFFPVGKHTIWHPEILRQVAAQGHTIGSHTWSHVDLTRKTVDGKAEFEKGASAVHLALGAPPSPFFRFPALRHPPAMLSYLAERNVAVFSCDVDSFDFKTKKPEAVVKQVMSKLQRTGKGIILMHDFQAVTAKAAPMLLDALKAGGYRVVHLTAKAPLDTLPDVDAEVAKEMKGAPTAGSSGKPTNSVVRTIDGN; from the coding sequence ATGGTGCATGGGCCGAACGCCCCGGCGCTGATGTCCAAGCCCGCGGCGGCCAACCCAGTGACCGGCCTGTCGCCGGTCAGCCAAGCCCCCATCGACCGAGCCCCCATCGACCAAGCCCCCGTCAGCCAGGCGCCGGCGGCCCTTGCGCCGGTCGCGCCGGCGCGGGCGATCCAGGAGGTCACCCCGGTCCTGATCAGCCCGGACCTGACCAGGCCGGCGACCAGCGCCGCCGCGCCCATCGCCAGCGCACCGCCGGTCGCCTCGGCCGCGCCGGTGCCGGTCGCCGCGCCGGCCGACTGCCCAGGCAACCCCAACGCCATCGGCCTTGCCCGCACCGTCGAGATCGACACCACCGGCGGGCCCGGCTTCGGCTTCGAGCACTTCAAGGCCTACGATTTCCTCAAGCCCGGCGAGGTGGTGCTGACGTTCGACGACGGGCCGTGGCCGCGCAACACCCCGGCGGTGCTGGAGGCTCTCGCCCACCACTGCACCAAGGCGACGTTCTTCCCCGTCGGCAAGCACACCATCTGGCACCCGGAGATCCTGCGGCAGGTGGCGGCGCAAGGCCACACCATCGGCTCGCACACATGGTCTCACGTCGACCTGACCAGGAAGACGGTCGACGGTAAGGCCGAGTTCGAGAAGGGCGCCAGCGCCGTCCACCTCGCGCTCGGCGCGCCACCGTCGCCGTTCTTCCGCTTCCCGGCGCTGCGCCACCCGCCGGCGATGCTGTCCTACCTCGCCGAGCGCAACGTGGCGGTGTTCTCGTGCGACGTCGATTCCTTCGACTTCAAGACCAAGAAGCCGGAGGCGGTGGTCAAGCAGGTGATGTCCAAGCTGCAGCGCACCGGCAAGGGCATCATCCTGATGCACGATTTCCAGGCGGTGACGGCGAAGGCCGCACCGATGCTGCTCGACGCCCTCAAGGCCGGCGGCTACCGGGTGGTTCATCTCACCGCCAAGGCGCCGCTGGACACGCTGCCGGACGTTGACGCCGAGGTGGCTAAGGAGATGAAGGGCGCGCCCACCGCCGGCAGCTCCGGCAAGCCGACCAACTCGGTGGTGCGCACGATCGACGGCAACTGA